The Candidatus Acidiferrales bacterium DNA segment CTGGTGGCCTCTCTCATCCTCGCCGTCACGCTGATGCCGGTGCTGGCTTCTCTTTTTCTGCGCGAGGCGAAACACGACGAACCCTGGCTCCTCCGAAAGATTCGCGCCGCCTACAATCCCGCGCTGGATTGGGCGATGCGCCGTCCGCGAATCGTGGCCTCCTCCGCCCTGGCGATCTTTGCCCTCAGCGGAGCCGTGTTTTATTTCATGGGCGCTGAGTTCATTCCGCGACTGGATGAGGGCGACATCACCATCCAAGCCTGGCGGCTGCCGAGTATTTCCCTCCAGGAATCCATCAATTCCACCTCCCAAGTCGAGCAGGTTCTGCGGCGCTTTCCGGAGGTGAAGACCGTCGTATCTCGAACCGGAAGTCCTGAGGTGGCAACGGATGTGATGGGCATCGAGCTTTCTGACATCTTCGTTATCCTGAAGCCGCGCTCCGAGTGGCAAACGGCAAGTACCAAGGAAGAACTCATCGCCAAGATGAACGAAGCCCTCCAGAAGGAAGTACCCGGAGCGGGGTTCGGCTTCACGCAACCCATCGAGATGCGTTTCAACGAGTTGATCGCCGGCGTGCGCTCCGATGTAGGCGTGCGTATATTCGGGGACAATCTCGAAACGCTTGCGCAGAAGGGGAACGAGGTTGCGCAGGCGCTCAGCACCGTTCGCGGCGCTGCCGATGTGCGCGTGGAGCAGACTGCGGGACTTCCCATGATCCGGATCACGATTGACCGGGAGCGGCTGGCGCGCTACGGGCTCAATGCCGCCGATGTGCTCGACACCGTGCAAGCCACCCGTGTGGGCAAGGTGGTGGGGACCATTTTCGAAGGGCAGCGGCGCTTCGACTTGGTTGTCCGCTTGCCGGAGGAGGTTCTGGGCAATCCGGACGTCATCGCCACGCTTCCCGTCGCGAATGACAAGGGCCGCTTCGTGCCACTCGCGCAGGTGGCTGACGTGCGGCTGGATACGGGCCCCTCGCAAGTCAGCCGCAAGAACGTACAGCGGCGGATCGTGGTGGAATCCAACGTTCGCGGCCGTGACTTGGCAAGCTTTGTGGCGGAGGCACAGAAAAAGGTCAGCCAAGCTGTTCGCCTTCCCGCCGGGTATTACATCGAGTGGGGTGGGCAGTTCGAGCAGCTCCAGGAGGCCCGCCAGCGGCTTGCCGTGGTCGTCCCCCTGACTCTGCTGGCGATTCTCCTCATCTTGTACATGGCATTTGGCGCGCTTCGTCCGGCACTGCTGATCTTCCTCAACGTCCCGCTCGCAGCGACAGGTGGGATTTTCGCTCTTGCATTGCGCGGGTTGCCCTTCAGCATTTCGGCGGCAGTGGGGTTCATTGCTCTTTTTGGGGTCGCCGTGCTGAACGGCGTGGTTCTCGTTTCCTACATCACTCAGCTTCGGCAGGAAGGCCGCTCGATCGAGGAAGCGGTGGTGGAAGGGGCAAAAACGCGTCTCCGGCCCGTCTTGATGACGGCGATGGTCGCGAGCTTCGGCTTCGTCCCGATGGCCATGTCAACTTCCATGGGTGCGGAGGTTCAACGACCACTCGCCACCGTGGTGATCGGCGGTCTGGTCACCTCCACGCTGCTGACCTTGCTCGTGCTTCCCACAATTTACCGCTGGTTCGAAGGAAAGCGCCGCGAAGTGGAGATCTAAGAGGAGGCGACATCTATGAAAGAGATCAAAGCCATTATCCAGCCATTCGTGGCGGACAAGGTTATCTCATCGCTCCGGGAAATGACGGACTTGCCCGGCGTCACCGTTTCCCAAGTCAAGGGATTCGGTCGCGGGAGGGCGCTAGGTCGCCCTGATTCGCCTGAGGAAGCGGAAATCTTCGGCGTCAAGAAGATCAAGCTGGAAATCGTGGTGCCCGACGATCTGGTTGAGAAGGTCGTCCAATTGATCGCCAAGCACGCGCACACCGGCAACCCCGGCGACGGGAAAATCTTTGTCTCAACGGTGGACGATGTGGTCAAGATTCGGACGGGCGAGCGAGGTGA contains these protein-coding regions:
- a CDS encoding efflux RND transporter permease subunit; this translates as LVASLILAVTLMPVLASLFLREAKHDEPWLLRKIRAAYNPALDWAMRRPRIVASSALAIFALSGAVFYFMGAEFIPRLDEGDITIQAWRLPSISLQESINSTSQVEQVLRRFPEVKTVVSRTGSPEVATDVMGIELSDIFVILKPRSEWQTASTKEELIAKMNEALQKEVPGAGFGFTQPIEMRFNELIAGVRSDVGVRIFGDNLETLAQKGNEVAQALSTVRGAADVRVEQTAGLPMIRITIDRERLARYGLNAADVLDTVQATRVGKVVGTIFEGQRRFDLVVRLPEEVLGNPDVIATLPVANDKGRFVPLAQVADVRLDTGPSQVSRKNVQRRIVVESNVRGRDLASFVAEAQKKVSQAVRLPAGYYIEWGGQFEQLQEARQRLAVVVPLTLLAILLILYMAFGALRPALLIFLNVPLAATGGIFALALRGLPFSISAAVGFIALFGVAVLNGVVLVSYITQLRQEGRSIEEAVVEGAKTRLRPVLMTAMVASFGFVPMAMSTSMGAEVQRPLATVVIGGLVTSTLLTLLVLPTIYRWFEGKRREVEI
- a CDS encoding P-II family nitrogen regulator — protein: MKEIKAIIQPFVADKVISSLREMTDLPGVTVSQVKGFGRGRALGRPDSPEEAEIFGVKKIKLEIVVPDDLVEKVVQLIAKHAHTGNPGDGKIFVSTVDDVVKIRTGERGEKAI